One Oncorhynchus nerka isolate Pitt River linkage group LG5, Oner_Uvic_2.0, whole genome shotgun sequence genomic window carries:
- the LOC115115619 gene encoding mothers against decapentaplegic homolog 5 isoform X4: MTSMSSLFSFTSPAVKRLLGWKQGDEEEKWAEKAVDALVKKLKKKKGAMEDLEKALSSPGQPSKCVTIPRSLDGRLQVSHRKGLPHVIYCRVWRWPDLQSHHELKPLEVCEYPFGSKQKEVCINPYHYKRVESPVLPPVLVPRHSEFNPQHSLLVQFRNMTHNEPHMPVNATFPESFQQHSGGSGSSFPISPNSPYPPSPASSGGVGTYPNSPASSGPSSPFQLPADTPPPAYMPPDEQMGQEGSMETGSSGPRNMPSGDVQPVEYEEPSHWCSIVYYELNNRVGEAYHASSTSVLVDGFTDPSNNKNRFCLGLLSNVNRNSTIENTRRHIGKGVHLYYVGGEVYAECLSDTSIFVQSRNCNYHHGFHPTTVCKIPSGCSLKIFNNQEFAQLLAQSVNHGFEAVYELTKMCTIRMSFVKGWGAEYHRQDVTSTPCWIEVHLHGPLQWLDKVLTQMGSPLNPISSVS; this comes from the exons ATGACCTCTATGTCCagcctcttctccttcaccagtcCAGCTGTGAAGCGTCTGCTGGGGTGGAAGCAGGGGGACGAGGAGGAGAAATGGGCTGAGAAGGCTGTTGACGCTCTGGTCAAGAaactgaagaagaagaagggagcCATGGAGGACCTGGAGAAAGCCCTCAGCAGCCCAGGACAGCCCA GTAAGTGTGTGACCATCCCTCGGTCTCTGGACGGTCGTCTCCAGGTGTCTCACAGGAAGGGTCTCCCCCACGTTATCTACTGCAGAGTGTGGAGGTGGCCCGACCTACAGTCTCACCACGAGCTCAAGCCTCTGGAGGTGTGTGAATACCCCTTTGGGTCCAAGCAGAAGGAGGTCTGCATTAACCCCTACCACTACAAGAGAGTAGAGAGCCCAG TGCTGCCTCCGGTGTTGGTGCCTCGCCACAGTGAGTTCAACCCCCAACACAGCCTCTTGGTCCAGTTCAGGAACATGACTCACAACGAGCCCCACATGCCCGTGAACGCCACCTTCCCAGAGTCCTTCCAGCAGCACAGCGGGGGCAGCGGCTCCTCCTTCCCAATCTCCCCCAACtccccctaccctccctccccaGCCTCCAGCGGAGGGGTGGGCACCTACCCTAACTCGCCTGCCAGCTCCGGACCCTCCAGCCCCTTCCAGCTTCCAG CTGATACCCCACCCCCGGCTTACATGCCCCCTGACGAGCAGATGGGACAGGAGGGGTCCATGGAGACCGGCAGCAGCGGGCCCAGGAACATGCCTAGTGGGG ATGTGCAGCCAGTGGAGTACGAGGAACCGAGCCACTGGTGCAGTATTGTGTACTATGAGTTGAACAACAGAGTGGGTGAGGCCTACCATGCTTCTTCTACCAGCGTCCTGGTGGACGGCTTCACCGACCCCTCCAACAACAAGAACCGCTTCTGCCTGGGGTTGCTCTCCAACGTCAACCGCAACTCAACCATAGAGAACACACGCCGCCACATCGGTAAAG GGGTCCACCTGTACTATGTAGGAGGTGAGGTGTATGCAGAGTGTCTGAGTGACACCAGTATCTTCGTTCAGAGTCGTAACTGTAACTATCATCACGGTTTCCACCCCACCACGGTGTGTAAGATCCCTAGTGGCTGCAGTCTGAAGATCTTTAACAACCAGGAATTTGCTCAGCTACTGGCCCAGTCTGTGAACCATGGCTTTGAGGCTGTCTATGAACTGACCAAGATGTGCACCATCCGAATGAGCTTTGTAAAG GGCTGGGGAGCTGAGTATCACCGACAAGATGTCACCAGTACCCCCTGTTGGATAGAAGTTCATCTTCACGGCCCTCTGCAATGGCTGGATAAAGTGCTGACACAAATGGgctctcctctcaaccccatcTCTTCAGTGTCCTAA
- the LOC115115619 gene encoding mothers against decapentaplegic homolog 5 isoform X1: MTSMSSLFSFTSPAVKRLLGWKQGDEEEKWAEKAVDALVKKLKKKKGAMEDLEKALSSPGQPSKCVTIPRSLDGRLQVSHRKGLPHVIYCRVWRWPDLQSHHELKPLEVCEYPFGSKQKEVCINPYHYKRVESPVLPPVLVPRHSEFNPQHSLLVQFRNMTHNEPHMPVNATFPESFQQHSGGSGSSFPISPNSPYPPSPASSGGVGTYPNSPASSGPSSPFQLPGRWSSASQVDSLKCIPTVCIRVTGERQSVHPSLDTAWGLTSCSADTPPPAYMPPDEQMGQEGSMETGSSGPRNMPSGDVQPVEYEEPSHWCSIVYYELNNRVGEAYHASSTSVLVDGFTDPSNNKNRFCLGLLSNVNRNSTIENTRRHIGKGVHLYYVGGEVYAECLSDTSIFVQSRNCNYHHGFHPTTVCKIPSGCSLKIFNNQEFAQLLAQSVNHGFEAVYELTKMCTIRMSFVKGWGAEYHRQDVTSTPCWIEVHLHGPLQWLDKVLTQMGSPLNPISSVS, encoded by the exons ATGACCTCTATGTCCagcctcttctccttcaccagtcCAGCTGTGAAGCGTCTGCTGGGGTGGAAGCAGGGGGACGAGGAGGAGAAATGGGCTGAGAAGGCTGTTGACGCTCTGGTCAAGAaactgaagaagaagaagggagcCATGGAGGACCTGGAGAAAGCCCTCAGCAGCCCAGGACAGCCCA GTAAGTGTGTGACCATCCCTCGGTCTCTGGACGGTCGTCTCCAGGTGTCTCACAGGAAGGGTCTCCCCCACGTTATCTACTGCAGAGTGTGGAGGTGGCCCGACCTACAGTCTCACCACGAGCTCAAGCCTCTGGAGGTGTGTGAATACCCCTTTGGGTCCAAGCAGAAGGAGGTCTGCATTAACCCCTACCACTACAAGAGAGTAGAGAGCCCAG TGCTGCCTCCGGTGTTGGTGCCTCGCCACAGTGAGTTCAACCCCCAACACAGCCTCTTGGTCCAGTTCAGGAACATGACTCACAACGAGCCCCACATGCCCGTGAACGCCACCTTCCCAGAGTCCTTCCAGCAGCACAGCGGGGGCAGCGGCTCCTCCTTCCCAATCTCCCCCAACtccccctaccctccctccccaGCCTCCAGCGGAGGGGTGGGCACCTACCCTAACTCGCCTGCCAGCTCCGGACCCTCCAGCCCCTTCCAGCTTCCAGGTAGAT GGTCTTCTGCCAGCCAGGTCGACAGTCTAAAGTGTATACCGACGGTCTGCATCAGGGTGACTGGTGAGCGCCAGTCAGTGCACCCATCTCTGGACACAGCATGGGGTCTGACCTCCTGTTCTG CTGATACCCCACCCCCGGCTTACATGCCCCCTGACGAGCAGATGGGACAGGAGGGGTCCATGGAGACCGGCAGCAGCGGGCCCAGGAACATGCCTAGTGGGG ATGTGCAGCCAGTGGAGTACGAGGAACCGAGCCACTGGTGCAGTATTGTGTACTATGAGTTGAACAACAGAGTGGGTGAGGCCTACCATGCTTCTTCTACCAGCGTCCTGGTGGACGGCTTCACCGACCCCTCCAACAACAAGAACCGCTTCTGCCTGGGGTTGCTCTCCAACGTCAACCGCAACTCAACCATAGAGAACACACGCCGCCACATCGGTAAAG GGGTCCACCTGTACTATGTAGGAGGTGAGGTGTATGCAGAGTGTCTGAGTGACACCAGTATCTTCGTTCAGAGTCGTAACTGTAACTATCATCACGGTTTCCACCCCACCACGGTGTGTAAGATCCCTAGTGGCTGCAGTCTGAAGATCTTTAACAACCAGGAATTTGCTCAGCTACTGGCCCAGTCTGTGAACCATGGCTTTGAGGCTGTCTATGAACTGACCAAGATGTGCACCATCCGAATGAGCTTTGTAAAG GGCTGGGGAGCTGAGTATCACCGACAAGATGTCACCAGTACCCCCTGTTGGATAGAAGTTCATCTTCACGGCCCTCTGCAATGGCTGGATAAAGTGCTGACACAAATGGgctctcctctcaaccccatcTCTTCAGTGTCCTAA
- the syvn1 gene encoding E3 ubiquitin-protein ligase synoviolin — protein MVRAALVTATSLALTGAVIAHAYFLKHQFYPTVVYLTKSSPSMAVLYIQAFVLVFLLGKFMRKVFFGQLRAAEMEHLIERSWYAVTETCLAFTVFRDDFSPRFVGLFTLLLFIKCFHWLAEDRVDFMERSPNISWVFHFRVFSLMLLLGVLDFLFVNHACRSIITRGASVQLVFGFEYAILMTMVLTTFIKYTLHTVDLQSDNPWDNKAVYMLYTELFTGFIKVLLYMAFMTIMIKVHTFPLFAIRPMYLAMRQFKKAVTDAIMSRRAIRNMNTLYPDATPEDLLASDNVCIICREEMVAGAKKLPCNHIFHSSCLRSWFQRQQTCPTCRMDVLRASNPNQPPAPAPAQPPAQAAPVNAPVPGPPGNVGPGMMPHFPPGLFPFWGPFPGAAPPAGAAGAPGATETPGATEAAQTQGAGTTGASTVGAAPAPGGPMPGFPFHSFPPPPFPSAPWLTMPPPPPPFVSSMPPPPPALSTMSEAELRELEQQGRRGLEARLQCLHNIHTLLDAAMLNIDQYLTTVATLIPPQSETSSVAGEASGSSPPSTSAETQENQENDSQSSTAAEPEAVNGATGFSQPDSTTLGDSEDQGDGEEVGEDGEPNPSELRRRRLRKLETTPPPPDH, from the exons ATGGTGCGTGCAGCGCTGGTGACTGCCACCAGTCTGGCTCTGACTGGCGCTGTGATTGCCCATGCCTACTTTCTCAAACATCAGTTCTACCCCACTGTGGTCTACCTCACCAAGAGTAGCCCCAGTATGGCA GTGTTGTACATCCAGGCGTTTGTGTTGGTGTTCCTGTTGGGAAAGTTCATGCGTAAAGTCTTCTTCGGGCAGCTGAGAGCTGCAGAGATGGAG CATCTGATAGAGCGATCCTGGTATGCTGTCACAGAGACGTGTCTGGCCTTTACTGTGTTCAGGGATGACTTCTCTCCCCGCTTCGTAGGCCTCTTCACCCTGCTGCTCTTCATCAAGTGCTTCCACTGGCTGGCTGAGGACAGGGTGGACTTT ATGGAGAGAAGTCCTAATATATCCTGGGTCTTCCACTTCAGGGTGTTCT CTCTGATGTTGTTGCTGGgagtcctggacttcctgttTGTCAACCATGCCTGTCGCAGTATCATCACACGAGGGGCCTCTGTCCAGCTGGTCTTTGGATTTGAG TATGCCATCCTGATGACAATGGTGCTCACCACCTTCATCAAGTACACCCTCCACACTGTCGACCTCCAGAGTGACAACCCCTGGGACAACAAAGCAGTCTACATgctctacaccgagctcttcactg gttTCATCAAGGTCCTCCTGTACATGGCGTTCATGACCATCATGATAAAGGTGCACACCTTCCCTCTATTCGCCATCCGGCCCATGTACCTGGCTATGAG GCAGTTCAAGAAAGCTGTTACGGATGCAATAATGTCACGGCGAGCTATCCGCAACATGAATACACT TTACCCAGATGCCACTCCTGAAGATCTGCTGGCTTCAGACAACGTGTGTATCATCTGTCGTGAAGAGATGGTGGCTGGAGCCAAGAAACTTCCCTGCAACCATATCTTCCACTCAAG TTGCCTTCGCTCCTGGTTCCAGAGACAGCAGACGTGTCCTACATGTCGTATGGATGTCCTCCGGGCCTCTAACCCCAACCAGCCTCCCGCCCCAGCGCCTGCCCAGCCTCCTGCCCAGGCAGCACCTGTCAACGCCCCTGTCCCTGGTCCACCTGGGAACG TTGGCCCTGGAATGATGCCCCACTTCCCCCCAGGGCTGTTTCCTTTCTGGGGGCCCTTCCCTGGAGCGGCCCCCCCTGCTGGTGCTGCTGGCGCCCCAGGGGCCACAGAGACCCCAGGGGCCACAGAGGCAGCTCAGACTCAGGGAGCTG GCACCACTGGGGCCAGTACAGTCGGTGCTGCTCCTGCTCCAGGAGGCCCTATGCCTGGGTTCCCCTtccactccttcccacccccacCGTTCCCCTCAGCTCCGTGGCTGACTatgccaccaccacctccaccgtTTG TGTCATCCATGCCCCCTCCTCCCCCggccctgtccaccatgtcagAGGCTGAGCTGAGGGAGCTGGAGCAGCAGGGCCGTAGAGGCCTGGAGGCCAGACTGCAGTGTCTCCACAACATCCACACTCTACTGGACGCTGCCATGCTCAACATCGACCAATACCTCACTACCGTCGCCACACTCAT TCCTCCTCAGTCAGAAACCAGCAGCGTGGCTGGAGAGGCCAGCggatcatctcctccctccactagTGCAGAAACCCAGGAGAACCAGGAGAACGACTCTCAGAGCAGTACAG ccgCTGAACCTGAAGCTGTGAATGGGGCCACAGGTTTCTCCCAGCCAGACTCTACCACGTTGGGCGACAGTGAAGaccagggggatggagaggaagtCGGGGAAGACGGAGAGCCCAACCCTTCAGAGCTGAGGCGCCGTCGTCTCCGCAAACTCGAGACCACACCCCCTCCTCCTGACCACTAA
- the LOC115115619 gene encoding mothers against decapentaplegic homolog 5 isoform X2: protein MTSMSSLFSFTSPAVKRLLGWKQGDEEEKWAEKAVDALVKKLKKKKGAMEDLEKALSSPGQPSKCVTIPRSLDGRLQVSHRKGLPHVIYCRVWRWPDLQSHHELKPLEVCEYPFGSKQKEVCINPYHYKRVESPVLPPVLVPRHSEFNPQHSLLVQFRNMTHNEPHMPVNATFPESFQQHSGGSGSSFPISPNSPYPPSPASSGGVGTYPNSPASSGPSSPFQLPGSSASQVDSLKCIPTVCIRVTGERQSVHPSLDTAWGLTSCSADTPPPAYMPPDEQMGQEGSMETGSSGPRNMPSGDVQPVEYEEPSHWCSIVYYELNNRVGEAYHASSTSVLVDGFTDPSNNKNRFCLGLLSNVNRNSTIENTRRHIGKGVHLYYVGGEVYAECLSDTSIFVQSRNCNYHHGFHPTTVCKIPSGCSLKIFNNQEFAQLLAQSVNHGFEAVYELTKMCTIRMSFVKGWGAEYHRQDVTSTPCWIEVHLHGPLQWLDKVLTQMGSPLNPISSVS, encoded by the exons ATGACCTCTATGTCCagcctcttctccttcaccagtcCAGCTGTGAAGCGTCTGCTGGGGTGGAAGCAGGGGGACGAGGAGGAGAAATGGGCTGAGAAGGCTGTTGACGCTCTGGTCAAGAaactgaagaagaagaagggagcCATGGAGGACCTGGAGAAAGCCCTCAGCAGCCCAGGACAGCCCA GTAAGTGTGTGACCATCCCTCGGTCTCTGGACGGTCGTCTCCAGGTGTCTCACAGGAAGGGTCTCCCCCACGTTATCTACTGCAGAGTGTGGAGGTGGCCCGACCTACAGTCTCACCACGAGCTCAAGCCTCTGGAGGTGTGTGAATACCCCTTTGGGTCCAAGCAGAAGGAGGTCTGCATTAACCCCTACCACTACAAGAGAGTAGAGAGCCCAG TGCTGCCTCCGGTGTTGGTGCCTCGCCACAGTGAGTTCAACCCCCAACACAGCCTCTTGGTCCAGTTCAGGAACATGACTCACAACGAGCCCCACATGCCCGTGAACGCCACCTTCCCAGAGTCCTTCCAGCAGCACAGCGGGGGCAGCGGCTCCTCCTTCCCAATCTCCCCCAACtccccctaccctccctccccaGCCTCCAGCGGAGGGGTGGGCACCTACCCTAACTCGCCTGCCAGCTCCGGACCCTCCAGCCCCTTCCAGCTTCCAG GGTCTTCTGCCAGCCAGGTCGACAGTCTAAAGTGTATACCGACGGTCTGCATCAGGGTGACTGGTGAGCGCCAGTCAGTGCACCCATCTCTGGACACAGCATGGGGTCTGACCTCCTGTTCTG CTGATACCCCACCCCCGGCTTACATGCCCCCTGACGAGCAGATGGGACAGGAGGGGTCCATGGAGACCGGCAGCAGCGGGCCCAGGAACATGCCTAGTGGGG ATGTGCAGCCAGTGGAGTACGAGGAACCGAGCCACTGGTGCAGTATTGTGTACTATGAGTTGAACAACAGAGTGGGTGAGGCCTACCATGCTTCTTCTACCAGCGTCCTGGTGGACGGCTTCACCGACCCCTCCAACAACAAGAACCGCTTCTGCCTGGGGTTGCTCTCCAACGTCAACCGCAACTCAACCATAGAGAACACACGCCGCCACATCGGTAAAG GGGTCCACCTGTACTATGTAGGAGGTGAGGTGTATGCAGAGTGTCTGAGTGACACCAGTATCTTCGTTCAGAGTCGTAACTGTAACTATCATCACGGTTTCCACCCCACCACGGTGTGTAAGATCCCTAGTGGCTGCAGTCTGAAGATCTTTAACAACCAGGAATTTGCTCAGCTACTGGCCCAGTCTGTGAACCATGGCTTTGAGGCTGTCTATGAACTGACCAAGATGTGCACCATCCGAATGAGCTTTGTAAAG GGCTGGGGAGCTGAGTATCACCGACAAGATGTCACCAGTACCCCCTGTTGGATAGAAGTTCATCTTCACGGCCCTCTGCAATGGCTGGATAAAGTGCTGACACAAATGGgctctcctctcaaccccatcTCTTCAGTGTCCTAA
- the LOC115115619 gene encoding mothers against decapentaplegic homolog 5 isoform X3: MTSMSSLFSFTSPAVKRLLGWKQGDEEEKWAEKAVDALVKKLKKKKGAMEDLEKALSSPGQPSKCVTIPRSLDGRLQVSHRKGLPHVIYCRVWRWPDLQSHHELKPLEVCEYPFGSKQKEVCINPYHYKRVESPVLPPVLVPRHSEFNPQHSLLVQFRNMTHNEPHMPVNATFPESFQQHSGGSGSSFPISPNSPYPPSPASSGGVGTYPNSPASSGPSSPFQLPGRSDTPPPAYMPPDEQMGQEGSMETGSSGPRNMPSGDVQPVEYEEPSHWCSIVYYELNNRVGEAYHASSTSVLVDGFTDPSNNKNRFCLGLLSNVNRNSTIENTRRHIGKGVHLYYVGGEVYAECLSDTSIFVQSRNCNYHHGFHPTTVCKIPSGCSLKIFNNQEFAQLLAQSVNHGFEAVYELTKMCTIRMSFVKGWGAEYHRQDVTSTPCWIEVHLHGPLQWLDKVLTQMGSPLNPISSVS; the protein is encoded by the exons ATGACCTCTATGTCCagcctcttctccttcaccagtcCAGCTGTGAAGCGTCTGCTGGGGTGGAAGCAGGGGGACGAGGAGGAGAAATGGGCTGAGAAGGCTGTTGACGCTCTGGTCAAGAaactgaagaagaagaagggagcCATGGAGGACCTGGAGAAAGCCCTCAGCAGCCCAGGACAGCCCA GTAAGTGTGTGACCATCCCTCGGTCTCTGGACGGTCGTCTCCAGGTGTCTCACAGGAAGGGTCTCCCCCACGTTATCTACTGCAGAGTGTGGAGGTGGCCCGACCTACAGTCTCACCACGAGCTCAAGCCTCTGGAGGTGTGTGAATACCCCTTTGGGTCCAAGCAGAAGGAGGTCTGCATTAACCCCTACCACTACAAGAGAGTAGAGAGCCCAG TGCTGCCTCCGGTGTTGGTGCCTCGCCACAGTGAGTTCAACCCCCAACACAGCCTCTTGGTCCAGTTCAGGAACATGACTCACAACGAGCCCCACATGCCCGTGAACGCCACCTTCCCAGAGTCCTTCCAGCAGCACAGCGGGGGCAGCGGCTCCTCCTTCCCAATCTCCCCCAACtccccctaccctccctccccaGCCTCCAGCGGAGGGGTGGGCACCTACCCTAACTCGCCTGCCAGCTCCGGACCCTCCAGCCCCTTCCAGCTTCCAGGTAGAT CTGATACCCCACCCCCGGCTTACATGCCCCCTGACGAGCAGATGGGACAGGAGGGGTCCATGGAGACCGGCAGCAGCGGGCCCAGGAACATGCCTAGTGGGG ATGTGCAGCCAGTGGAGTACGAGGAACCGAGCCACTGGTGCAGTATTGTGTACTATGAGTTGAACAACAGAGTGGGTGAGGCCTACCATGCTTCTTCTACCAGCGTCCTGGTGGACGGCTTCACCGACCCCTCCAACAACAAGAACCGCTTCTGCCTGGGGTTGCTCTCCAACGTCAACCGCAACTCAACCATAGAGAACACACGCCGCCACATCGGTAAAG GGGTCCACCTGTACTATGTAGGAGGTGAGGTGTATGCAGAGTGTCTGAGTGACACCAGTATCTTCGTTCAGAGTCGTAACTGTAACTATCATCACGGTTTCCACCCCACCACGGTGTGTAAGATCCCTAGTGGCTGCAGTCTGAAGATCTTTAACAACCAGGAATTTGCTCAGCTACTGGCCCAGTCTGTGAACCATGGCTTTGAGGCTGTCTATGAACTGACCAAGATGTGCACCATCCGAATGAGCTTTGTAAAG GGCTGGGGAGCTGAGTATCACCGACAAGATGTCACCAGTACCCCCTGTTGGATAGAAGTTCATCTTCACGGCCCTCTGCAATGGCTGGATAAAGTGCTGACACAAATGGgctctcctctcaaccccatcTCTTCAGTGTCCTAA